The Fragaria vesca subsp. vesca linkage group LG2, FraVesHawaii_1.0, whole genome shotgun sequence genome includes a window with the following:
- the LOC101312211 gene encoding UDP-galactose transporter 2-like — translation MEKEKKSPVSDVGAWGMNIVSSVGIIMANKQLMSPAGFAFGFATTLTGFHFSVTALVGFISNASGYSASKHIPLWELIWFSLVANASITGMNLSLMLNSVGFYQISKLSMIPVVCVMEWIIHGKNFSREVKIAVAVVVIGVGICTVTDVKVNAKGFLCACVAILCTSLQQISIGSLQKKYSVGSFELLSKTAPIQAISLLILGPFVDYFLTGKLLTEYKLTSGAFAFILLSCSLAVFCNISQYLCIGRFSAVSFQVLGHMKTVCVLTLGWLLFDSSLGFKNLMGMALAVVGMIVYSWAVEGEKLTKTSLPTSLTEEDLKPLKEGIAETPLNDSGDDSLSVYE, via the exons ATGGAGAAGGAAAAGAAGTCGCCAGTTTCTGATGTGGGAGCATGGGGCATGAATATTGTGAGCTCCGTGGGCATTATCATGGCCAACAAGCAGCTTATGTCCCCTGCTGGCTTTGCTTTTGGTTTTG CTACAACTTTGACTGGCTTCCACTTCTCTGTTACTGCATTGGTCGGTTTCATCTCGAATGCATCTGGGTACTCAGCATCAAAACATATTCCTCTGTGGGAACTGATTTGGTTCTCACTTGTAGCCAATGCCTCAATCACCGGGATGAACTTGAGTCTCATGCTTAACTCTGTCGGGTTTTATCAG ATATCGAAGTTGAGCATGATTCCAGTGGTCTGTGTGATGGAGTGGATTATCCATGGTAAAAATTTCTCAAGGGAAGTCAAGATCGCTGTGGCAGTGGTGGTAATAGGTGTGGGCATATGTACCGTGACTGATGTTAAAGTTAATGCCAAAGGTTTTCTCTGTGCATGTGTGGCCATCTTGTGTACATCATTACAACAAATT TCAATAGGTTCGTTACAGAAGAAATACTCAGTAGGCTCTTTTGAATTGCTCAGCAAGACGGCTCCGATTCAAGCTATATCCCTTCTCATTCTTGGTCCATTCGTTGATTACTTTCTTACTGGAAAACTTTTAACAGAGTACAAGTTGACTTCTGGTGCATTT GCTTTCATACTACTCTCATGCTCCCTAGCGGTATTCTGTAACATCAGTCAGTACCTCTGCATCGGAAGATTCTCAGCCGTGTCATTCCAGGTTTTAGGCCACATGAAGACCGTCTGTGTCTTGACATTGGGGTGGCTACTCTTTGATTCATCGCTTGGATTTAAGAACTTAATGGGAATGGCTCTTGCAGTTGTCGGCATGATAGTATACAGTTGGGCTGTAGAGGGTGAGAAGCTAACTAAGACTTCCCTCCCAACCTCTCTCACAGAAGAAGATCTAAAACCACTGAAAGAGGGAATTGCAGAAACCCCATTGAATG ATTCCGGTGATGATTCTCTGTCTGTGTATGAGTAA
- the LOC101312501 gene encoding ankyrin repeat domain-containing protein 2-like, producing the protein MASAQKDSPADAKTVPKEEKTSKSETSSGESPAPQAAPGGFPFPAGAGGMPFPFPEAGGAGPNPFDFSAMTGLLNDPSIKELAEQIAKDPSFTQMAEQLQKTFQGAPADEGVPQFDSQQYYSTMQQVMQNPQFMNMAERLGSALMQDPSMNSMLESFTNPSNKDQLEERMARIKEDPSLKPILEEIETGGPAAMMRYWNDKDVLQKLGEAMGLAVGPDGAPSEVSGDKPWSPEEAEDAGAEDEPIVHHTASVGDVEGLKNALAAGADKDEEDSEGRTALHFACGYGEAKCAQVLLEAGAKVDALDKNKNTALHYAAGYGRKECVALLLENGAAVTLANMDGKTPIDVAKLNNQNDVLKLLEKDAFL; encoded by the exons ATGGCTTCTGCTCAGAAGGATTCGCCTGCTG ATGCAAAGACAGTTCCCAAGGAAGAGAAGACTTCCAAATCTGAGACATCTTCTGGGGAGTCGCCGGCACCACAAGCAGCGCCGGGAGGGTTCCCGTTTCCAGCAGGAGCAGGAGGAATGCCTTTTCCGTTCCCGGAAGCTGGAGGCGCTGGTCCCAATCCTTTTGATTTCTCGGCCATGACTGGCTTGCTGAAT GATCCAAGTATCAAGGAACTAGCTGAACAGATAGCGAAAGACCCCTCATTCACCCAGATGGCAGAGCAACTTCAGAAAACTTTTCAAGGTGCCCCAGCTGATGAGGGTGTCCCTCAGTTTGATAGTCAACAATACTATTCCACCATGCAACAGGTTATGCAGAATCCTCAGTTTATGAACATGGCTGAGCGCCTTGGTAGTGCTTTGATGCAG GATCCATCCATGAATTCAATGCTTGAGAGTTTCACGAATCCATCAAACAAAGATCAGCTTGAGGAGCGTATGGCACGCATTAAAGAAGATCCTTCTTTGAAGCCTATTTTAGAAGAGATAGAGACTGGGGGTCCTGCTGCCATGATGAG ATACTGGAATGATAAAGATGTTTTACAGAAGTTGGGAGAAGCAATGGGTCTTGCAGTTGGGCCTGATGGAGCACCTTCTGAAGTTTCAGGGGATAAGCCCTGGTCACCTGAAGAAGCAGAAGATGCTGGAGCTGAGGATGAACCCATAGTTCATCACACTGCTAGTGTTGGTGATGTGGAG GGTTTGAAAAATGCGCTAGCTGCTGGTGCTGACAAAGATGAGGAAGATTCAGAAGGAAGGACAGCATTGCATTTTGCTTGCGGCTATGGCGAG GCAAAGTGTGCTCAGGTGCTTCTAGAGGCTGGAGCAAAAGTGGATGCCTTGGATAAGAATAAAAACACTGCACTTCATTATGCAGCTGGTTATGGCAGGAAGGAATGTGTGGCCCTTCTATTGGAAAACGGCGCAGCTGT CACACTTGCAAACATGGATGGGAAGACCCCCATTGACGTCGCCAAGCTCAACAACCAAAACGATGTACTTAAGTTGCTCGAGAAGGATGCTTTCCTCTAG